In Ovis aries strain OAR_USU_Benz2616 breed Rambouillet chromosome 14, ARS-UI_Ramb_v3.0, whole genome shotgun sequence, a single genomic region encodes these proteins:
- the PAK4 gene encoding serine/threonine-protein kinase PAK 4 isoform X1 gives MFVGDSTWRRQWRWRWRRQRVEGSRRAPSSRPSGQAASDCGAEPAAGRSPALHSPRGEPGAMFGKKKKRVEISAPSNFEHRVHTGFDQHEQRFTGLPRQWQSLIEESARRPKPLIDPACITSIQPGAPKTIVRGSKGAKDGALTLLLDEFENMSVTRSNSLRRDSPPPPARARQENGMPAEQAATARGAPEKAGSQGRGAGHGEAGGSSGDRRRAGPDKRPKSSREGSGGPQESSRDKRPLSGPDVGTPHQPASLASGAKVAAGRPFNTYPRADTDHPSRGTQAEPHNMAPNGPSVGGLAIPQSSSSRPPARAHGAPSPGVLGPHASEPQLAPPARTLTAPAGPPAPGPPGPRSPQREPQRVSHEQFRAALQLVVDPGDPRSYLDNFIKIGEGSTGIVCIATVRSSGRLVAVKKMDLRKQQRRELLFNEVVIMRDYQHENVVEMYNSYLVGDELWVVMEFLEGGALTDIVTHTRMNEEQIAAVCLAVLQALSVLHAQGVIHRDIKSDSILLTHDGRVKLSDFGFCAQVSKEVPRRKSLVGTPYWMAPELISRLPYGPEVDIWSLGVMVIEMVDGEPPYFNEPPLKAMKMIRDNLPPRLKNLHKVSPSLKGFLDRLLVRDPAQRATAAELLKHPFLAKAGPPASIVPLMRQNRTR, from the exons GCTGCCGGCCGGAGCCCCGCTCTGCACTCTCCACGCGGAGAGCCTGGCGCCATGTTCGGGAAGAAGAAGAAGCGGGTCGAGATCTCTGCGCCGTCTAACTTCGAGCACCGCGTGCACACGGGCTTCGACCAGCATGAGCAGAGGTTCACGGGGCTGCCCCGCCAATGGCAGAGCCTGATCGAGGAGTCGGCCCGCCGGCCCAAGCCCCTCATCGACCCCGCCTGCATCACCTCCATCCAGCCTGGGGCCCCCAAG ACCATCGTGCGGGGCAGCAAAGGCGCCAAGGATGGGGCCCTCACGCTGCTGCTCGACGAGTTCGAGAACATGTCGGTGACGCGCTCCAACTCCCTGCGGAGAGACAGCCCGCCGCCACCTGCCCGTGCCCGCCAGGAAAACGGGATGCCCGCGGAGCAGGCCGCTACGGCCAGAGGGGCCCCAGAGAAGGCGGGCAGCCAAGGCCGGGGAGCCGGTCATGGCGAGGCGggtggcagcagtggagacaggcGGCGGGCGGGGCCGGACAAGAGGCCCAAGTCTTCCAGGGAGGGCTCGGGAGGTCCCCAGGAGTCCTCCCGGGACAAGcgtcccctctctgggcctgacGTCGGCACCCCCCACCAACCCGCCAGTCTAGCCAGCGGGGCGAAAGTGGCGGCTGGCCGGCCCTTTAACACGTACCCGCGGGCCGACACGGACCACCCGTCCCGGGGCACCCAG GCGGAGCCTCACAACATGGCCCCCAACGGGCCATCGGTGGGGGGCCTGGCCATCCCCCAGTCCTCCTCCTCCCGGCCCCCTGCCCGAGCCCATGGCGCCCCCAGCCCTGGAGTGCTGGGCCCCCACGCCTCTGAGCCCCAGCTGGCCCCCCCAGCCCGCACCCTCACCGCCCCCGCAGGGCCCCCTGCCCCCGGGCCCCCCGGCCCCCGCTCACCGCAGCGGGAGCCCCAGCGAGTGTCCCACGAGCAGTTCCGGGCTGCCCTGCAGCTGGTGGTGGACCCCGGCGACCCCCGCTCCTACCTGGACAACTTCATCAAGATTGGCGAGGGCTCCACCGGCATCGTGTGCATCGCGACTGTGCGCAGCTCTGGCAGGCTGGTGGCCGTCAAGAAGATGGACCTGCGCAAGCAGCAGCGGCGGGAGCTGCTCTTCAACGAG GTGGTGATCATGAGGGACTACCAGCATGAGAACGTGGTGGAGATGTACAACAGCTACCTGGTCGGGGACGAGCTCTGGGTGGTGATGGAGTTCCTGGAGGGAGGTGCCCTCACCGACATCGTCACGCACACCAG gaTGAACGAGGAGCAGATCGCTGCTGTGTGCCTGGCCGTGCTGCAGGCCCTGTCCGTGCTCCACGCCCAGGGAGTCATCCACCGGGACATCAAGAGTGACTCCATCCTGCTGACCCACGACGGCAGG GTGAAGCTGTCAGACTTCGGGTTCTGCGCCCAGGTGAGCAAGGAGGTGCCTCGGAGGAAGTCCCTAGTCGGCACACCCTACTGGATGGCCCCAGAGCTCATCTCCCGCCTGCCCTATGGGCCAGAG GTGGACATCTGGTCTCTGGGGGTGATGGTGATCGAGATGGTGGACGGGGAGCCCCCTTACTTCAATGAGCCACCCCTCAAAGCCATGAAGATGATCCGGGACAACCTGCCACCCCGACTGAAGAACCTGCACAAG GTGTCACCGTCCCTGAAGGGCTTCCTGGACCGCCTGCTGGTGCGTGACCCAGCCCAGCGGGCCACAGCGGCCGAGCTGCTCAAACACCCGTTCCTGGCCAAAGCGGGCCCACCCGCCAGCATCGTGCCCCTCATGCGTCAGAACCGCACCCGATGA
- the PAK4 gene encoding serine/threonine-protein kinase PAK 4 isoform X2 — translation MFGKKKKRVEISAPSNFEHRVHTGFDQHEQRFTGLPRQWQSLIEESARRPKPLIDPACITSIQPGAPKTIVRGSKGAKDGALTLLLDEFENMSVTRSNSLRRDSPPPPARARQENGMPAEQAATARGAPEKAGSQGRGAGHGEAGGSSGDRRRAGPDKRPKSSREGSGGPQESSRDKRPLSGPDVGTPHQPASLASGAKVAAGRPFNTYPRADTDHPSRGTQAEPHNMAPNGPSVGGLAIPQSSSSRPPARAHGAPSPGVLGPHASEPQLAPPARTLTAPAGPPAPGPPGPRSPQREPQRVSHEQFRAALQLVVDPGDPRSYLDNFIKIGEGSTGIVCIATVRSSGRLVAVKKMDLRKQQRRELLFNEVVIMRDYQHENVVEMYNSYLVGDELWVVMEFLEGGALTDIVTHTRMNEEQIAAVCLAVLQALSVLHAQGVIHRDIKSDSILLTHDGRVKLSDFGFCAQVSKEVPRRKSLVGTPYWMAPELISRLPYGPEVDIWSLGVMVIEMVDGEPPYFNEPPLKAMKMIRDNLPPRLKNLHKVSPSLKGFLDRLLVRDPAQRATAAELLKHPFLAKAGPPASIVPLMRQNRTR, via the exons ATGTTCGGGAAGAAGAAGAAGCGGGTCGAGATCTCTGCGCCGTCTAACTTCGAGCACCGCGTGCACACGGGCTTCGACCAGCATGAGCAGAGGTTCACGGGGCTGCCCCGCCAATGGCAGAGCCTGATCGAGGAGTCGGCCCGCCGGCCCAAGCCCCTCATCGACCCCGCCTGCATCACCTCCATCCAGCCTGGGGCCCCCAAG ACCATCGTGCGGGGCAGCAAAGGCGCCAAGGATGGGGCCCTCACGCTGCTGCTCGACGAGTTCGAGAACATGTCGGTGACGCGCTCCAACTCCCTGCGGAGAGACAGCCCGCCGCCACCTGCCCGTGCCCGCCAGGAAAACGGGATGCCCGCGGAGCAGGCCGCTACGGCCAGAGGGGCCCCAGAGAAGGCGGGCAGCCAAGGCCGGGGAGCCGGTCATGGCGAGGCGggtggcagcagtggagacaggcGGCGGGCGGGGCCGGACAAGAGGCCCAAGTCTTCCAGGGAGGGCTCGGGAGGTCCCCAGGAGTCCTCCCGGGACAAGcgtcccctctctgggcctgacGTCGGCACCCCCCACCAACCCGCCAGTCTAGCCAGCGGGGCGAAAGTGGCGGCTGGCCGGCCCTTTAACACGTACCCGCGGGCCGACACGGACCACCCGTCCCGGGGCACCCAG GCGGAGCCTCACAACATGGCCCCCAACGGGCCATCGGTGGGGGGCCTGGCCATCCCCCAGTCCTCCTCCTCCCGGCCCCCTGCCCGAGCCCATGGCGCCCCCAGCCCTGGAGTGCTGGGCCCCCACGCCTCTGAGCCCCAGCTGGCCCCCCCAGCCCGCACCCTCACCGCCCCCGCAGGGCCCCCTGCCCCCGGGCCCCCCGGCCCCCGCTCACCGCAGCGGGAGCCCCAGCGAGTGTCCCACGAGCAGTTCCGGGCTGCCCTGCAGCTGGTGGTGGACCCCGGCGACCCCCGCTCCTACCTGGACAACTTCATCAAGATTGGCGAGGGCTCCACCGGCATCGTGTGCATCGCGACTGTGCGCAGCTCTGGCAGGCTGGTGGCCGTCAAGAAGATGGACCTGCGCAAGCAGCAGCGGCGGGAGCTGCTCTTCAACGAG GTGGTGATCATGAGGGACTACCAGCATGAGAACGTGGTGGAGATGTACAACAGCTACCTGGTCGGGGACGAGCTCTGGGTGGTGATGGAGTTCCTGGAGGGAGGTGCCCTCACCGACATCGTCACGCACACCAG gaTGAACGAGGAGCAGATCGCTGCTGTGTGCCTGGCCGTGCTGCAGGCCCTGTCCGTGCTCCACGCCCAGGGAGTCATCCACCGGGACATCAAGAGTGACTCCATCCTGCTGACCCACGACGGCAGG GTGAAGCTGTCAGACTTCGGGTTCTGCGCCCAGGTGAGCAAGGAGGTGCCTCGGAGGAAGTCCCTAGTCGGCACACCCTACTGGATGGCCCCAGAGCTCATCTCCCGCCTGCCCTATGGGCCAGAG GTGGACATCTGGTCTCTGGGGGTGATGGTGATCGAGATGGTGGACGGGGAGCCCCCTTACTTCAATGAGCCACCCCTCAAAGCCATGAAGATGATCCGGGACAACCTGCCACCCCGACTGAAGAACCTGCACAAG GTGTCACCGTCCCTGAAGGGCTTCCTGGACCGCCTGCTGGTGCGTGACCCAGCCCAGCGGGCCACAGCGGCCGAGCTGCTCAAACACCCGTTCCTGGCCAAAGCGGGCCCACCCGCCAGCATCGTGCCCCTCATGCGTCAGAACCGCACCCGATGA